In Conger conger chromosome 9, fConCon1.1, whole genome shotgun sequence, the genomic stretch ttattattattattattataataggATTACTAGTAGGAGTACTAGTAtgggtattattattattactattattattgttgttgttgctgttgttgtagaAGCACTAGTAGTAATACTGTTCTATATCCTAGAACAGGTTTTCGCATTTTAAAGCTTACCAATCCACCCTTATCTTTATCTTCTGATAAAGCTCCATTCATTCGTGCTAGTCTAGATAGGACAAGATTCCGTTATTGATTAGTCTGAGAATGCAGTTGTCAGTGGAATTGCTATGATCAACACAGATATAATTTATACATCCAATATATTAAGTCCACCACATATCCATGTTTCTTACACAAGACATTTACAACGAATAGCTAAGATGATCTGCCTAGTTTACTTTAATAGAATCTAGTTCGTGGATAGCCTCAGATTGTCTTTTAACTAACAGTtacttgaaaaaaaagaatgtctaGGCTATCACTCCCATTACATGATTAAATTAGCCAACaaccttttcatttttctaAATAGCACTAATGTTTATAAACGCGTGGTTTATATGATATGTAATTTGCatattttagacattttggGGGGTAATGATCAAGCTTCGCTTTCTACTTTGATTGATTGTCGAGGCTAGCACCCCCGTCGAGTCGATGTTTGCTCAACTTGAATCCAATCAGAAAACGGCCTGCAGTTTCTAACTACAGCTACAAGAGGCGCCTCCTCTCTTAAACTTCGTCACGAACGCACCAACCCTTTCATTCTTTATCCTCTCAGAGACCAGCTACAACTTACGGTGGAATATCTCAACCAGCGGCTGATGGCACATTACCAATAGGTCTGAAGTGGGTTCCTTATATTATTTAAGTTTCTCGTGACATTCCTCTTCTCGCCGAGAGTAAAACATCTGGTTCGGGGTTCTCAAACGCGCCAGCTGCAAAGAAGCTAAATCATTTTGGGTATTGTTTTGTCATGGCTATCCTGCCTCTTGCTCTTATCTGTTATGGGTCTTATCAAGCGGTTATCTCTTTGCAGCAAAGACATATTGCATTTTGTTTCCTATCTATAGAGCTGTGTGGGTTTTTGGTAATTATGATGAAGCTATCACGAGACCGTTTACGGGAGTTAAAGCTACGAGCTGCGCCACAAAGTTGCCTATAGCTGTTCAGTTCATAACTGTCTGCAAGCTACTgcctgaatgtatttatttgtgtgaatTTGCGCTACAGTTACGTTCAAATAACTTAAGGATTTGCTCAaggaaatattttcatttgaaaaaatacataaataagatATGTTGTATTCGATCTGACCGTATAACATATCTGTAGAAGATTTAAATGATACGCTCgaatttcaaaatgaatgtgAGCTGTACACTACTTCTGGAAAACATATCCTGCCTGGCACACACGTCTCCAGAGGGCAGGCTGTGTCGGCGCTCTTATGAACTTGTTGCGTAAAACAGGCATTTATTGGCTTGTGCTAAAAGTTATACCTCCAGTCGAAATGGAAGACGGTGGCATTGTAAGTTATCTTTGAAGATGTAACCCGTTGAAGATAAAAGACAACCGTATTGTTATGTCAGAATATTATGGAATATTTaaagtatttgcatttttaaaccgAAGTTGCTGGACAGGTGTAGAAATACCTTGGCTAAGTAGCCAACATGATggattcacattttaaaataatttaactttAAATTTCAGCGGGTAAGTCCTGTATTTTATTCTAAATGTATGTATCTTCAGTATTTTTGCAGAGAATTTTGCGGCAACGAATCTGAGAATAAGAGCACTACCTGTCCACTCTCTGTTCGATTGGTTTCTACCAACCTTTTGATCGTGCGCAAAACCCCCTGTAATTTCCCAGTATTTACATGAgttttctttctcctcctcaGGGGATACCCTATCGATTTTCTGAATTCCAGTCCATAAACCGGATCCTGGATGGACCTGGGCGAAAACAGCTGGTCCATGGTTAAGAGAGAAGTCTCCAGCAGCCCAGGGTCGCCGGTGGAGCAGAACTATCTTCACGGTGATAGGAGGGACCGGCACACCTCGGAAGAGCTGAGGTCAGCCCCGACAGCTCATCTTGACACAGGAAACCGGCGCTCGGAGGGACGAGCAATACACCCCTACGTTCACTTTGGACATCATAACAACACATTGCCTAGTTCAGAGGACATCACGCTGTTCACGGATCTAGACCAGGGAAACAAACTAATCATTTCCAGCGGAGCACACAAGGGAGGTTTAATCGTCGACCCCAGCGACATGTATCAAACCCTCGCCATAGCGGCAGCGCAGAGCCAGGCAGGATACGACTCCCCTACTGGTAGCTATATGCACTCCACATCAACCTCCCCGGTGTACGTGCCGACCTCCCGAGTGGGACCTATGATTCCCAGTATCCCCTACCTCCAGGGCAGCGGGTCTGCACAGCCGAGTCATGGGGTGAGCAGTCACTCGGTCTGGTCGCAGCCAACCCCAGAAAGCCCTTCCTACAGCACCGGGAGCCCTCACGCCTCCAACCGTTTTCACTACTCTCCAAGTCCGCCCATGAATAACGGCGCTTCCAGGGACAGTAGCTACAGTAACTCTCTGAATGTGAATGGCAGAGATCAGTACGGCCTGGCTCGGCCTCTCGGTGGACCCTACCCCAACCCGTATGCTCCTTACGTGGGACCGCAGCTGTCCACTGCTTGGCCGACAGGACCATTTGACAACACGATGCTGCATTCACTGCAAAGCCGAGGAACGTCACTACCAATTCGAGGACCCAATGGAGGTAAACGACAACCTTAATGAACAGTTTTACACGTGTTAAGACATAGGCTATAAGGAAATAGGAATTTAAGTCTTTATGAAGCTGACTGTTTATTACCTTTTATGTTTAAAACACCTGAGGAATTTTGTCTGTAGCACTATCTGTAGACAAAATGTCACCCCGATTTTAGTTGTTCGTGCAACTACAACTCACAGGATTCAAACAATATACATGTTATGATTCTCAAACCTAACTTTAGAAGAGTCAAAGTCATAATCACTTgttcctgttcatttttattgacaGTACTACGTCAGCATGAATCTGCGCCCACGATATAGGCTATATTGTGTAGAACATAGCACCCACGAAACCTTGAATTGAAGACAGattaatacacatttatttgaaatccACTGGTTtacatatatattcatatttacaaaTATGTCTGAGTTAAATTATTCCAATCAATCCAGTCTTAACTTGATCATAAATTAAAGTAGCCTTCCTGTCTCTATTTTATTGTTAGACATATCTGAGGTTATAGGCCTACCCTATTATAAACATTTTACACTGTTTTGAATCGGCAAATAAATAGGCCTAGTTCTGTCGAATTCCATTTTGATACTTACGTAAAACAGTTTCGTACTTACGCGATCGGCGTTTGGGGAAATATATTGCCTGTCACTTCCAACAGAATAAAAAATACGGATTATGTTAAATACGTTTGCAGGCTGTTGTAGAACacgtttttaattgtttgaaaTTACTAGCCTACATAGCCTAGATAGTAATGGTGAAGACATTTGCAGGTAGTCTGTGTCTTAATGTTCTATATTATTTAAACagtgaataaatacaaaaatgagaaGAAGAATAATATTGTTAGTCTCCTGTCTAATTGACAGTCTATTGACTATATTTATAAtgcaaaataagtaaaaaaaaaatgtaatgccatgCTTTATATACAATTATTAAAATGGAAAGGAATACACATAATTATAACTGGACACCTCTGAAATATATAGTCTACCGAATTCGTGTAAGAATTAAAGATGGCAAGACTTAATAAAACTggttattaaatacaaaatgtgttttgaaaaaaatatataggcgCATGATTTATGTACCAATTTAATTTACAGAGATCCCATACAGCAATTCAATTCGTCATGGACAGGAGAAAAGATTTAAGTGTTGTCTAGTGCAGTTTATGCCCAACCAATTTGGCGAATATGATTTCACTGAGgtgctatttttttaaattggtgaAATAATTCATATTATAGCCACAAACATACACTTATTAATTTGTCTTGTTATAATCACAGATATTTTGGATGACTTGGGAGAAAGTCGAGAGTGTGTGAACTGCGGGTCCATCTCAACGCCGCTGTGGAGACGGGATGGCACGGGCCACTTCCTCTGCAATGCCTGCGGCCTGTACAGCAAAATGAACGGACTCAGTCGGCCgctaataaaaccacaaaagcGGATGGTAAGCACAATTGAGTCACAGCTTTTTTAACTTACTACATATATTGCGGCAATGAAACACCGGCCTACTATACGGTATGCCGAACACTGCTAATTGATGAATTACTTAAACTAATTGATCATAGCACACAGGACAGCTGACATGTGGCAGCATAATGGACAGATATCGCTGAAAAACGAGCctatttcatggtcgacattgCCTGATGTCTAAATGAGGAGGGATcgtttgtttcattttcatttcattttatgctAGGCCTACTTAAGACACAATTTACGAATACACTCGTGACAGGTGTAAATGGGCTGTAATTCGGCTATGGCTTTCATACTACACAGTTAAAACAACGTGATGTCAAATTCttgtatttaaaaattatatttattgtagTAGCTGccaatacaaacaaaaacatgcatgtatTCCAGCAGGTAATACTATTTGCATTTTTAGACGTTTTTAAACGTTTTCATTTAAACTGGGCGTAGTCACCATTTCAGCACAGTCGCTTAAGGTGTTTCAACATAGTATGCATGTCCCATGTCCCAATTATCCAGCAGGAAATATACAACTTTTCTGATAATACGCCTAATTGCAATCTCATCggtattttaaatacaattgCATGCTGCGTAATACAATTGTGAAGTGAGTGAAGCAGGCCTAAtagaaaaaaactgcatttcaaCCCAAACATAGGTTGTAACCAGAACGGGGCTAATCAATGAATGTGGCCATGTgtcaatacaaaataataaatcttcttatgttttttttttgttgttgtattttctGTTGCTGTTATAAAGTCATCGTCAAGACGAATTGGCCTCTCCTGTGCGAATTGCCAAACCAGCACGACCACATTGTGGCGCAGGAATGCAGAGGGGGAACCAGTGTGTAATGCGTGCGGACTCTACACCAAATTACATGGGGTGAGTGTCCATAAACATCAACGTCTCATAAACAACAATatacaactctctctctctctctctctctctctctctctctctctctctctctctctctctctctctctctctctctctctctctctctctctctctctgtggtgtgcgtgtgcgagggagagaaagtgtaAGGTGTATAAGTTAAAGACAATAGTTGTGTAGAGCCATCGAATAGTTGTTCGATGGAATGCCATCCAAATGAACTGcaatttgtaaatgttttctaTTATGACAATGGTTCCCAAAGCTTACCATTGAAGGAATTCCATTAAATGTTGCATTAAGCAATCAACCCTATTAACCTAAAATTACTATACATTTTATGAGTGACTGTAATGGGAGATGTTTAATGAAAATGAGGGAAAGCCACTTTTCTATTAAAAGAACAGGTGACATAAATGACAACAATTTTGAAGCATACATTCCttggctaaataacaaatgccATATTTTTCATAATTGCCACCACATTTAAAGTGGATTTCTTTGAAATAGATTATTGTGAACTCATCTATATGAAAATATAACTGACAGGTCCCAAGGCCACTCGCCATGAAGAAAGAAGGCATTCAGACGCggaaaagaaaaccaaagaCCTTGAGCAAGAGCAAGGGCTCCTCTGGTATGTAAAtgcaaatttaaaaatgtacaaaatttgCGGCAGAATTTATCACCATTGTGTAGAAATTTGCACTACAAATAAATGACACCTTTTTTTTGATGAGTTTTGTGTTCTCAGTTTGATGAGTTACGTAGTCTCCAATATTGTgtttgagaagaaaaaacatgcatttatttgtttatgtctTTTAGTATATTTCAGGAGTTAATTTATCAAATTCATGAAcgtgtattttttaaattttatccTGGGACAATAGTAGCTAAATAATTTTCTGCTCCTTCCATAGGTAACGGTAACTCAGTTCCCATGACTCCAACCTCTACTTCTTCCTCCAATTCTGAAGACTGCTCCAAGAATAGCTCTCCATCAGCACAGACACCTGTCCAAGGGGTAAGATAGCTCTTCAGCTGCTTTCTGATAAGTCTTGAAAATGTCTTTCTGAGCTTTCACAGTATCCTGAAATAAAAGGaattcagaaaatattattaaatctCTGAAATTTTCAAAGGAAACTGCGATGGTTCTAGCCCAGATGCAGGCCCAGCATTTGCCCATCGAGCATGTCTTGACAGACCATGATCCTTTGCAATATTGAAAAGGGCTGACTTGTCTAATAAAGAATAACAAAATGGAAGCGGAAGTCAGTTAAGCTGAAATGGGGTTAAAAGGTCAAACACCTGGGTTTCTACTACACTGTGATTTTTATTAAGCATGTGACTGAAGTACTCACAATATGTGCATCACAATATACAAGATGTCAGTAATGATGCAAGATCACTCTATCGTACTCGGGGCAACTGTAATTCATTGTCCTTGcaatttttttcctttaatgtGGATGTCAGatatgctctttaaaatgtcaaaatattagCTTTTGATGTAAGCAGAGTTTCAGAACAAATCATGTGGATTATATTTTGATGAGAGCAActtgtatattttgttttattcatctACCATACATGGTTCGAGCAGAACATTAAATTTAGTTGAATTAGAAGTTATgatattgtaaaaaaacaaaacaaaaattacCTTCAACATTACATACTTTACATTGTAAAGTATGTAATGTTCCATCAGAATGTTCCATCAGAATGTCAGTGGATGTGCAGTTATGTCTATTCTAGGGTGCCTATCATGcaaatacacagaaaaacatttagtAAGCATCTTTAATAAATTAGctgtcatatacagtatatgttcatTATCCAGTTTCAGATGCCTTAAGCAGCAATAATTATATGTGCTGTGAAAACCAGATGGTGTTAGAGACATCATTCTTCCCATCATTACTTTTTCATAACTAAATTACTGCAAATAGTTATGTTGATGTCtggtacagtaaaaaataacttGATGAAAACATCAGAAGAAGTTACAATCTGATTGCTCTTTAGATaatgaaagaagaagaaaaataccCAAATCATACAAAATCATGATTTATTTGCTTCCATAGACAGACATATAAGTCAGCAGTTGACCACTGTCATTTGCAGCATCATGATTTGGGACTGCTAATGGAACGTCTAAACATGAAACAACCTATTTTTAATCAAAATTGCTTTCACACTTAAAATATTAGTACAGTTTAATATTTCCAGTGATagtaataaacaaaatgtattgttaacAAAAAAGCAACACTGTCTCAAACCTTGAAAATGAAGGCCAACCTGTTTCCTGGTCATTGACAAATACTTACacacttgcatgtgtgtgtgtgtgtgtttgtgtgtgtgtctatataggCATGTAGTTTTTAAACAACTATAGCTTCGCAATAATGGGCCTCCAATAAAAGTTCTATGAAAGGTTAAAATTTGACCGCCGTTAATTTTCCCCAAGACAAATGACCCAAGGGAGGGAGTGGGGTCCCTCTGTCCGCAGTAGATaaccttgtgtttgtgtgttgctgCAGGTCAACTCCTCCACCATGACAGGCCAGGGGGAGGCTCCCACCTCAGGCAGCTCCACGGTGAAGTACGTTGGGCAGGAGGGCCTGTACCCAGGGGTCGGCCTGACCTCCACGGCTGACGTGGCAGCAGCAGTGCGAGGGGAGCCCTGGTGCCCGATGGCTCTGGCCTGATCCTGAGGGCCCAAGAGGCTGCCACTGGGGCCCAAAGCGCCTCACCGGACCTCCTGCAGGCTTGGCATTAGAGAAACCTACAGACTCAGCGCCGGACTATTTTACATTCTGCTTTGGGTGTGTCGCTCCCTCCATTCCTTCACCTTTGAGCAGCAGCTGGACATTGATGtcaacaaaaacagcaacaaaacaaGGCGCCTCATACTTCTTCCTTTTTCTAAACATGGAACTGATTGACCATCGGATTAATGCCTGCATTGATCAAGAAAGTCATATTTTTCTGTGCCtttaaaaaagggaaatatTTAACAGCAGGTTTGTGACTTTGTAGTGTATGTTCCTATTCATCTGTAATGGGTACTTTCAGAATGGGCTCATGTAGATGGCTCATCTCTCAGTGGAAGGCATGATTAAGGGAAAGACCAATGTCACATGGATCAAATTGATTTCATTTGCTAAATTTATATGTGTGCATTACTTTATGGATAATCCCCTTCTTCCAGAAAAGGTGGTTCATCTGTGTGCTTTGTAGAAGTAAAAACACTGTCCCTGCACAACTTCCATACTTTTTTCAGCAACTGGAATAGATGAAGTACAAAGAAATTCTGAATCAAGCCAAAATATTTATTAACCTTtcattgtttaaataaatatatcatatgtttgttaataaaataaagatgtgCAAATAGAGTAGAAGTAAATCttaattttaaatgtgctttttaaacaTGAATGCATTTAGATTTTATGTAGTTTTCGTTTGTGACGAAGCTGCACGTTTTCCTACTTAAATTTCATATTGTGTTTCAGAAGCAATGTTATGGTTTTATACAGGGTAACAAACAATCTGACTTCCATTGGTTTTAAGCTTTTTAAATAGTGCAATGGTCTGTTCTTGTCACAGTAATCTTTGTTAAATCAAGTCTTAGATTTAACAACAAATTTTGcaattaatgtaaaatgttaaaaacttAACGGTACTTATGTAATTCCTTTTAAGACAATGTTGATACATTTCCACATTTAAACAGTAGAAAACAATCGAATTACAGCAAAAAGTTTAATTACTGGCAAAAAAATGTTAGAACAAATTTGCACTCGGGAAAATGTTTGTAATACAACTATTTGGTCGGCTACGTGGTGAAATTCTAAAGATACAGAAGAGAATTTCGGCAATATTTTCCTGCACGTGACCGAGACTTTACTACCTAACTGATAGGCCTACATATGTGAGTACTCCATGACATATAGGCCTATATTCAGCCTTTGTGTCTTGCGTTTTCAAGATACATTCTGTATCATAGATTTATATATAGTCTGACTGAAGCCACACTGTGTCTTTTATTTCAAAAGAAGTGCCTTTGCCTTGTTTTTGTTCggcaaaattaattaaaaacaataagtAATTTCTAGCAAGAAACGTTATTTTGCTTGAAGTGTCACTCGATCTGAAAACATATCCCACTCTGTATGAAGTGTTTTTGCTGTAACACGTTGCCTGCAGAAGTGAAACAGACTGCCACAGGAAAAGGTTCCATGTGATTCTGTAGACCATGATAAATGTGATCGcaaactgttattattattcaacacATATCACAATTATAGTTGAATGCCGTCACCAACATTATGTTGCGGCTAGTAGTTAAGAGGAAACACTTGAGCATTTCctgccaatgttttttttaaatcaaagctTTTAGCCGGTGTCTTTGGACAATGTACTGTAAGCAGAGTCAATAAAGTTTCCTTTTCAGTACACAATAAGATCAAAAGCATGCGCAAAACATTCCGCCATTTGTACACATGTCCCCTCGACACAGTAACGCAGTTTTATTATCGATGAATAAAAGCAGTGTTAAAACTTACACTGAAATTTCCATTTATAAACTTATAATTACATAACTGCATTGATACACTCTCAGAG encodes the following:
- the gata6 gene encoding transcription factor GATA-6, whose translation is MDLGENSWSMVKREVSSSPGSPVEQNYLHGDRRDRHTSEELRSAPTAHLDTGNRRSEGRAIHPYVHFGHHNNTLPSSEDITLFTDLDQGNKLIISSGAHKGGLIVDPSDMYQTLAIAAAQSQAGYDSPTGSYMHSTSTSPVYVPTSRVGPMIPSIPYLQGSGSAQPSHGVSSHSVWSQPTPESPSYSTGSPHASNRFHYSPSPPMNNGASRDSSYSNSLNVNGRDQYGLARPLGGPYPNPYAPYVGPQLSTAWPTGPFDNTMLHSLQSRGTSLPIRGPNGDILDDLGESRECVNCGSISTPLWRRDGTGHFLCNACGLYSKMNGLSRPLIKPQKRMSSSRRIGLSCANCQTSTTTLWRRNAEGEPVCNACGLYTKLHGVPRPLAMKKEGIQTRKRKPKTLSKSKGSSGNGNSVPMTPTSTSSSNSEDCSKNSSPSAQTPVQGVNSSTMTGQGEAPTSGSSTVKYVGQEGLYPGVGLTSTADVAAAVRGEPWCPMALA